A window of Scophthalmus maximus strain ysfricsl-2021 chromosome 10, ASM2237912v1, whole genome shotgun sequence contains these coding sequences:
- the LOC118283762 gene encoding centrosomal protein of 55 kDa-like isoform X5, producing the protein MKPSVQRIFRNICEQVTEMASSKCKGFPRKKRRSEPDIVVSSLRKENAFLKKALLELSRQHSDHYKLVERLISLQSVRLENSRRLTARDEKTTLPSEPSGEGAHLVDEDSESDEEDSDTGVTELQSGLRDLCASDSFLQSPEALEKKKQWLEYDQQREVYVSSVMARILWLEQQLNEANRALSKQHNEEHSDEKKQMRQMQEYYDRLLQKAKDELEVLRQEVNVTHQNLTITQNWCQEREVELEELKQQLQNEESSRQSLPDKNKALQYRLLEERHRSANSELQQVNLLQKFMQNQQQADQEKIADLERQLRISSEDLEDARQECEHLKKQVVRVLKSQRKTEHQLSRDSPKSFNLLDESFLECPGCKTEYPASHHRELMNHIEICFD; encoded by the exons ATGAAACCGTCGGTCCAGAGAA TCTTCCGTAACATTTGTGAACAGGTGACAGAGATGGCGTCCTCCAAGTGTAAGGGTTTCCCCAGGAAAAAGCGCCGCTCCGAGCCGGATATCGTTGTCAGCAGCCTGAGGAAGGAGAACGCCTTTCTGAAGAAGGCCCTGTTGGAGTTGTCTCGTCAGCATTCAGATCATTACAAGCTAGTAGAG AGATTAATTTCTCTTCAAAGTGTGCGACTGGAGAATTCTCGGCGGCTGACGGCCCGAGACGAGAAGACGACTTTGCCATCAGAGCCGAGTGGGGAAGGAGCGCACCTGGTGGACGAA GACTCAGAATCAGATGAAGAGGACTCCGACACTGGAGTGACAGAGCTCCAAAGTGGCCTCAGAGAT ttATGTGCATCTGATTCCTTTCTTCAATCCCCCGAGGccttggaaaagaaaaagcagtggCTGGAATATGACCAGCAGAGAGAGGTCTATGTTAGCTCAGTTATGGCCAGAATTCTGtggctggagcagcagctgaacgAAGCCAATCGGGCCCTCTCAAAGCAGCACAATGAAGAGCATTCAGATG AGAAGAAGCAAATGCGCCAAATGCAGGAGTACTATGATAGACTCTTACAGAAAGCCAAAGACGAGCTGGAGGTGCTCAGGCAGGAGGTCAACGTCACCCACCAGAACCTGACAATAACCCAAAACTg GTGCCAGGAGAGGGAAGTGGAGTTGGAGGAGCtcaagcagcagctgcagaatgaAGAATCCAGCCGACAAAGTTTGCCAGACAAGAACAAAGCCCTCCAGTACAGACTGCTTGAGGAGAGGCACAGGTCTGCTAACTCTGAGCTCCag CAGGTGAATCTCCTTCAGAAGTTTATGCAAAATCAGCAGCAGGCAGACCAGGAAAAGATTGCAGACCTGGAGCGACAG CTCCGGATTTCGTCAGAAGACCTTGAGGATGCGAGGCAGGAGTGTGAACATTTAAAGAAGCAAGTGGTCAGAGTCCTGAAGTCGCAGCGGAAGACTGAACACCAG CTCTCCAGAGACAGCCCGAAATCATTCAACCTGCTGGATGAAAGCTTCTTGGAGTGTCCCGGCTGCAAAACGGAGTATCCCGCCAGTCACCACCGAGAACTGATGAACCACATCGAGATCTGTTTCGACTGA
- the LOC118283762 gene encoding centrosomal protein of 55 kDa-like isoform X4, with product MASSKCKGFPRKKRRSEPDIVVSSLRKENAFLKKALLELSRQHSDHYKLVERLISLQSVRLENSRRLTARDEKTTLPSEPSGEGAHLVDEVSMETLSDYAREIEGIKNKLVSFSTRCHYLENKVAGKKDSESDEEDSDTGVTELQSGLRDLCASDSFLQSPEALEKKKQWLEYDQQREVYVSSVMARILWLEQQLNEANRALSKQHNEEHSDEKKQMRQMQEYYDRLLQKAKDELEVLRQEVNVTHQNLTITQNWCQEREVELEELKQQLQNEESSRQSLPDKNKALQYRLLEERHRSANSELQQVNLLQKFMQNQQQADQEKIADLERQLRISSEDLEDARQECEHLKKQVVRVLKSQRKTEHQLSRDSPKSFNLLDESFLECPGCKTEYPASHHRELMNHIEICFD from the exons ATGGCGTCCTCCAAGTGTAAGGGTTTCCCCAGGAAAAAGCGCCGCTCCGAGCCGGATATCGTTGTCAGCAGCCTGAGGAAGGAGAACGCCTTTCTGAAGAAGGCCCTGTTGGAGTTGTCTCGTCAGCATTCAGATCATTACAAGCTAGTAGAG AGATTAATTTCTCTTCAAAGTGTGCGACTGGAGAATTCTCGGCGGCTGACGGCCCGAGACGAGAAGACGACTTTGCCATCAGAGCCGAGTGGGGAAGGAGCGCACCTGGTGGACGAAGTGAGTATGGAGACACTGTCCGATTACGCCCGGGAGATTGAAGGAATCAAGAACAAGCTTGTGAGCTTCTCAACTAGGTGTCACTATCTTGAGAACAAAGTTGCCGGGAAGAAG GACTCAGAATCAGATGAAGAGGACTCCGACACTGGAGTGACAGAGCTCCAAAGTGGCCTCAGAGAT ttATGTGCATCTGATTCCTTTCTTCAATCCCCCGAGGccttggaaaagaaaaagcagtggCTGGAATATGACCAGCAGAGAGAGGTCTATGTTAGCTCAGTTATGGCCAGAATTCTGtggctggagcagcagctgaacgAAGCCAATCGGGCCCTCTCAAAGCAGCACAATGAAGAGCATTCAGATG AGAAGAAGCAAATGCGCCAAATGCAGGAGTACTATGATAGACTCTTACAGAAAGCCAAAGACGAGCTGGAGGTGCTCAGGCAGGAGGTCAACGTCACCCACCAGAACCTGACAATAACCCAAAACTg GTGCCAGGAGAGGGAAGTGGAGTTGGAGGAGCtcaagcagcagctgcagaatgaAGAATCCAGCCGACAAAGTTTGCCAGACAAGAACAAAGCCCTCCAGTACAGACTGCTTGAGGAGAGGCACAGGTCTGCTAACTCTGAGCTCCag CAGGTGAATCTCCTTCAGAAGTTTATGCAAAATCAGCAGCAGGCAGACCAGGAAAAGATTGCAGACCTGGAGCGACAG CTCCGGATTTCGTCAGAAGACCTTGAGGATGCGAGGCAGGAGTGTGAACATTTAAAGAAGCAAGTGGTCAGAGTCCTGAAGTCGCAGCGGAAGACTGAACACCAG CTCTCCAGAGACAGCCCGAAATCATTCAACCTGCTGGATGAAAGCTTCTTGGAGTGTCCCGGCTGCAAAACGGAGTATCCCGCCAGTCACCACCGAGAACTGATGAACCACATCGAGATCTGTTTCGACTGA
- the LOC118283762 gene encoding centrosomal protein of 55 kDa-like isoform X3 — MKLIFRNICEQVTEMASSKCKGFPRKKRRSEPDIVVSSLRKENAFLKKALLELSRQHSDHYKLVERLISLQSVRLENSRRLTARDEKTTLPSEPSGEGAHLVDEVSMETLSDYAREIEGIKNKLVSFSTRCHYLENKVAGKKDSESDEEDSDTGVTELQSGLRDLCASDSFLQSPEALEKKKQWLEYDQQREVYVSSVMARILWLEQQLNEANRALSKQHNEEHSDEKKQMRQMQEYYDRLLQKAKDELEVLRQEVNVTHQNLTITQNWCQEREVELEELKQQLQNEESSRQSLPDKNKALQYRLLEERHRSANSELQQVNLLQKFMQNQQQADQEKIADLERQLRISSEDLEDARQECEHLKKQVVRVLKSQRKTEHQLSRDSPKSFNLLDESFLECPGCKTEYPASHHRELMNHIEICFD; from the exons ATGAAGctaa TCTTCCGTAACATTTGTGAACAGGTGACAGAGATGGCGTCCTCCAAGTGTAAGGGTTTCCCCAGGAAAAAGCGCCGCTCCGAGCCGGATATCGTTGTCAGCAGCCTGAGGAAGGAGAACGCCTTTCTGAAGAAGGCCCTGTTGGAGTTGTCTCGTCAGCATTCAGATCATTACAAGCTAGTAGAG AGATTAATTTCTCTTCAAAGTGTGCGACTGGAGAATTCTCGGCGGCTGACGGCCCGAGACGAGAAGACGACTTTGCCATCAGAGCCGAGTGGGGAAGGAGCGCACCTGGTGGACGAAGTGAGTATGGAGACACTGTCCGATTACGCCCGGGAGATTGAAGGAATCAAGAACAAGCTTGTGAGCTTCTCAACTAGGTGTCACTATCTTGAGAACAAAGTTGCCGGGAAGAAG GACTCAGAATCAGATGAAGAGGACTCCGACACTGGAGTGACAGAGCTCCAAAGTGGCCTCAGAGAT ttATGTGCATCTGATTCCTTTCTTCAATCCCCCGAGGccttggaaaagaaaaagcagtggCTGGAATATGACCAGCAGAGAGAGGTCTATGTTAGCTCAGTTATGGCCAGAATTCTGtggctggagcagcagctgaacgAAGCCAATCGGGCCCTCTCAAAGCAGCACAATGAAGAGCATTCAGATG AGAAGAAGCAAATGCGCCAAATGCAGGAGTACTATGATAGACTCTTACAGAAAGCCAAAGACGAGCTGGAGGTGCTCAGGCAGGAGGTCAACGTCACCCACCAGAACCTGACAATAACCCAAAACTg GTGCCAGGAGAGGGAAGTGGAGTTGGAGGAGCtcaagcagcagctgcagaatgaAGAATCCAGCCGACAAAGTTTGCCAGACAAGAACAAAGCCCTCCAGTACAGACTGCTTGAGGAGAGGCACAGGTCTGCTAACTCTGAGCTCCag CAGGTGAATCTCCTTCAGAAGTTTATGCAAAATCAGCAGCAGGCAGACCAGGAAAAGATTGCAGACCTGGAGCGACAG CTCCGGATTTCGTCAGAAGACCTTGAGGATGCGAGGCAGGAGTGTGAACATTTAAAGAAGCAAGTGGTCAGAGTCCTGAAGTCGCAGCGGAAGACTGAACACCAG CTCTCCAGAGACAGCCCGAAATCATTCAACCTGCTGGATGAAAGCTTCTTGGAGTGTCCCGGCTGCAAAACGGAGTATCCCGCCAGTCACCACCGAGAACTGATGAACCACATCGAGATCTGTTTCGACTGA
- the LOC118283762 gene encoding centrosomal protein of 55 kDa-like isoform X2 has protein sequence MKPSVQRIFRNICEQVTEMASSKCKGFPRKKRRSEPDIVVSSLRKENAFLKKALLELSRQHSDHYKLVERLISLQSVRLENSRRLTARDEKTTLPSEPSGEGAHLVDEVSMETLSDYAREIEGIKNKLVSFSTRCHYLENKVAGKKDSESDEEDSDTGVTELQSGLRDLCASDSFLQSPEALEKKKQWLEYDQQREVYVSSVMARILWLEQQLNEANRALSKQHNEEHSDEKKQMRQMQEYYDRLLQKAKDELEVLRQEVNVTHQNLTITQNWCQEREVELEELKQQLQNEESSRQSLPDKNKALQYRLLEERHRSANSELQVNLLQKFMQNQQQADQEKIADLERQLRISSEDLEDARQECEHLKKQVVRVLKSQRKTEHQLSRDSPKSFNLLDESFLECPGCKTEYPASHHRELMNHIEICFD, from the exons ATGAAACCGTCGGTCCAGAGAA TCTTCCGTAACATTTGTGAACAGGTGACAGAGATGGCGTCCTCCAAGTGTAAGGGTTTCCCCAGGAAAAAGCGCCGCTCCGAGCCGGATATCGTTGTCAGCAGCCTGAGGAAGGAGAACGCCTTTCTGAAGAAGGCCCTGTTGGAGTTGTCTCGTCAGCATTCAGATCATTACAAGCTAGTAGAG AGATTAATTTCTCTTCAAAGTGTGCGACTGGAGAATTCTCGGCGGCTGACGGCCCGAGACGAGAAGACGACTTTGCCATCAGAGCCGAGTGGGGAAGGAGCGCACCTGGTGGACGAAGTGAGTATGGAGACACTGTCCGATTACGCCCGGGAGATTGAAGGAATCAAGAACAAGCTTGTGAGCTTCTCAACTAGGTGTCACTATCTTGAGAACAAAGTTGCCGGGAAGAAG GACTCAGAATCAGATGAAGAGGACTCCGACACTGGAGTGACAGAGCTCCAAAGTGGCCTCAGAGAT ttATGTGCATCTGATTCCTTTCTTCAATCCCCCGAGGccttggaaaagaaaaagcagtggCTGGAATATGACCAGCAGAGAGAGGTCTATGTTAGCTCAGTTATGGCCAGAATTCTGtggctggagcagcagctgaacgAAGCCAATCGGGCCCTCTCAAAGCAGCACAATGAAGAGCATTCAGATG AGAAGAAGCAAATGCGCCAAATGCAGGAGTACTATGATAGACTCTTACAGAAAGCCAAAGACGAGCTGGAGGTGCTCAGGCAGGAGGTCAACGTCACCCACCAGAACCTGACAATAACCCAAAACTg GTGCCAGGAGAGGGAAGTGGAGTTGGAGGAGCtcaagcagcagctgcagaatgaAGAATCCAGCCGACAAAGTTTGCCAGACAAGAACAAAGCCCTCCAGTACAGACTGCTTGAGGAGAGGCACAGGTCTGCTAACTCTGAGCTCCag GTGAATCTCCTTCAGAAGTTTATGCAAAATCAGCAGCAGGCAGACCAGGAAAAGATTGCAGACCTGGAGCGACAG CTCCGGATTTCGTCAGAAGACCTTGAGGATGCGAGGCAGGAGTGTGAACATTTAAAGAAGCAAGTGGTCAGAGTCCTGAAGTCGCAGCGGAAGACTGAACACCAG CTCTCCAGAGACAGCCCGAAATCATTCAACCTGCTGGATGAAAGCTTCTTGGAGTGTCCCGGCTGCAAAACGGAGTATCCCGCCAGTCACCACCGAGAACTGATGAACCACATCGAGATCTGTTTCGACTGA
- the LOC118283762 gene encoding centrosomal protein of 55 kDa-like isoform X1, translated as MKPSVQRIFRNICEQVTEMASSKCKGFPRKKRRSEPDIVVSSLRKENAFLKKALLELSRQHSDHYKLVERLISLQSVRLENSRRLTARDEKTTLPSEPSGEGAHLVDEVSMETLSDYAREIEGIKNKLVSFSTRCHYLENKVAGKKDSESDEEDSDTGVTELQSGLRDLCASDSFLQSPEALEKKKQWLEYDQQREVYVSSVMARILWLEQQLNEANRALSKQHNEEHSDEKKQMRQMQEYYDRLLQKAKDELEVLRQEVNVTHQNLTITQNWCQEREVELEELKQQLQNEESSRQSLPDKNKALQYRLLEERHRSANSELQQVNLLQKFMQNQQQADQEKIADLERQLRISSEDLEDARQECEHLKKQVVRVLKSQRKTEHQLSRDSPKSFNLLDESFLECPGCKTEYPASHHRELMNHIEICFD; from the exons ATGAAACCGTCGGTCCAGAGAA TCTTCCGTAACATTTGTGAACAGGTGACAGAGATGGCGTCCTCCAAGTGTAAGGGTTTCCCCAGGAAAAAGCGCCGCTCCGAGCCGGATATCGTTGTCAGCAGCCTGAGGAAGGAGAACGCCTTTCTGAAGAAGGCCCTGTTGGAGTTGTCTCGTCAGCATTCAGATCATTACAAGCTAGTAGAG AGATTAATTTCTCTTCAAAGTGTGCGACTGGAGAATTCTCGGCGGCTGACGGCCCGAGACGAGAAGACGACTTTGCCATCAGAGCCGAGTGGGGAAGGAGCGCACCTGGTGGACGAAGTGAGTATGGAGACACTGTCCGATTACGCCCGGGAGATTGAAGGAATCAAGAACAAGCTTGTGAGCTTCTCAACTAGGTGTCACTATCTTGAGAACAAAGTTGCCGGGAAGAAG GACTCAGAATCAGATGAAGAGGACTCCGACACTGGAGTGACAGAGCTCCAAAGTGGCCTCAGAGAT ttATGTGCATCTGATTCCTTTCTTCAATCCCCCGAGGccttggaaaagaaaaagcagtggCTGGAATATGACCAGCAGAGAGAGGTCTATGTTAGCTCAGTTATGGCCAGAATTCTGtggctggagcagcagctgaacgAAGCCAATCGGGCCCTCTCAAAGCAGCACAATGAAGAGCATTCAGATG AGAAGAAGCAAATGCGCCAAATGCAGGAGTACTATGATAGACTCTTACAGAAAGCCAAAGACGAGCTGGAGGTGCTCAGGCAGGAGGTCAACGTCACCCACCAGAACCTGACAATAACCCAAAACTg GTGCCAGGAGAGGGAAGTGGAGTTGGAGGAGCtcaagcagcagctgcagaatgaAGAATCCAGCCGACAAAGTTTGCCAGACAAGAACAAAGCCCTCCAGTACAGACTGCTTGAGGAGAGGCACAGGTCTGCTAACTCTGAGCTCCag CAGGTGAATCTCCTTCAGAAGTTTATGCAAAATCAGCAGCAGGCAGACCAGGAAAAGATTGCAGACCTGGAGCGACAG CTCCGGATTTCGTCAGAAGACCTTGAGGATGCGAGGCAGGAGTGTGAACATTTAAAGAAGCAAGTGGTCAGAGTCCTGAAGTCGCAGCGGAAGACTGAACACCAG CTCTCCAGAGACAGCCCGAAATCATTCAACCTGCTGGATGAAAGCTTCTTGGAGTGTCCCGGCTGCAAAACGGAGTATCCCGCCAGTCACCACCGAGAACTGATGAACCACATCGAGATCTGTTTCGACTGA